From the Desulfobacterales bacterium genome, the window ATTGATCTTGCCATAAGAAGCCTTAAATTTGAAGCAATCGATTTTGTTACAAAACCCATTAATGATGATGCTCTTGAAATAGCACTAAAACGAGCCTATGAAAGAATTGACATGAGGCTTAAATTAAAAGAATACACTGAAAATTTAGAAAGTCTTGTGGAACAAAAAACAAAGCAGCTTATTGAATCTGAAAGAATGGCGGCTATCGGACAAACAATAGCCGGACTTTCCCATGCCATAAAAAATATAGCGAGCGGGCTAAAAGGAGGTTCATTTGTTTTAGAAAAAGGGCTCGAACTGGATAATAAAACTTATCTTTTCCAAGGCTGGGAAATGATAAAAGGAAACGTTGAAAAAATAAAAAATTTATCCCTTAATCTCTTAAATTACGGAAAATTTAGAACAATTAATTATAGACTTTTTGATCCCAATAAAATAGTCCATGAAGTAAGTAATCTAATGATCCAAAAAGCTAAAGATAATGGAATTACATTTAAACTCGATTTAGATACTAATCTAAGCGAAATTTTTATGGATCCAGAAGGTATGCAGCTTTGTATTTTAAACCTTTTAACAAATTCCATTGACGCATGTATAGAAAATTCTTTATGCAACAGTCAAAAAGAAATCATTATAAAGACTTCAAAACATGACTTATGGGCGGTTGAATATAGAGTTATTGACAAATGCGGAGGTATCGACGACGATATAAAAAATAAAATATTTAACGGTTTTTTTACCACAAAGGGTACACAAGGCACAGGCATAGGTCTTATGCTTACAAAAAAGATTATTGACGAACACAAAGGAGTTATAGAAATACTTTCAGAAAAAGGCCATGGTTCTGAATTTATTATAAAGCTTCCGAATTACAAAGCCGCAGAATAAAAATATATGGATGATATTCTTATCTCGTATAGTGAGCTTTACCGAATTTTAGACTATTTTTCTATAGGGGTTATAAGTCTATCAAAAGACCGCATAATTACTTCTATAAATGATTCTGCAGAAGCCTTGATAAATAAAAAAAAAGATGAAATCATAGGAAAATGTTGTCCAGATGTTTTTCTAAATAATTTATGCGCAGGAGATTGCAGATTTTATGAAACATTAGAATCAAAAGAAAAGCCTATAATATGTGATCTTGAGATTAGAAAGCCTGATAATATAATTCATCATCTTACGAGAATAGCTATTCCTATTTATGATAAAAACAAAGCGATTGAAGGCTGCATAGTAATTTTTCAAGACCATTCAGCATTCAATGACCTTATAAATAGAGTTAGATACGAAGACCGTAAATTAAAAATGATACTTGATAATCTCGACATTGGCGTTCTTACGGTTGATAAAAGTGTTCATATAACTTTTTTTAACACGATAGCAGAAGAAATTACAGGATTTTTAAGGCGGGAAGTATTAGGAAAATCTTTTTTTAAAATTTTTGACGAAAATACTTTTTCTATTTTTAAAAATACCATAAATGACGGAATAGCAAGAGCTGATAATGAAACTACGATTAAAATAAAAAACGGCAAAGATCTTCCAATAAAAACAAACTATATGGCCTTAAAAAATGAAGATGGCAAAATAGTAGGAGGCCTTGCTACTATTTCCGACCTTTCATTGATATATAAACTGAAAAATGCCATAAATGATCAATATACATTTTACGATATGGTTGGTAAAGCTCCGGCCATAAAAAAAATATTTGAAATTGTTCCTATTATTGCCGTAAGTGATGCAACTGTTCTTATAGAAGGACCTACAGGAACTGGCAAGGATTTACTCACAAATATAATTCACAATTCAAGTAACCGTTCCAGCAAGCCTATGGTAAAAGTAAATTGCGCGGCTTTGCCGGATAATCTCCTTGAATCTGAAATGTTTGGCTACACTAA encodes:
- a CDS encoding sigma 54-interacting transcriptional regulator, whose amino-acid sequence is MDDILISYSELYRILDYFSIGVISLSKDRIITSINDSAEALINKKKDEIIGKCCPDVFLNNLCAGDCRFYETLESKEKPIICDLEIRKPDNIIHHLTRIAIPIYDKNKAIEGCIVIFQDHSAFNDLINRVRYEDRKLKMILDNLDIGVLTVDKSVHITFFNTIAEEITGFLRREVLGKSFFKIFDENTFSIFKNTINDGIARADNETTIKIKNGKDLPIKTNYMALKNEDGKIVGGLATISDLSLIYKLKNAINDQYTFYDMVGKAPAIKKIFEIVPIIAVSDATVLIEGPTGTGKDLLTNIIHNSSNRSSKPMVKVNCAALPDNLLESEMFGYTKGAFTGADKDKPGLFQEAHGSTIFLDEIGDLPFALQAKLLRVLQDKEFYPLGSRKPVKVDVRIISATNQGLEKLVKEKKFREDLFYRLKVISFEIPALKERKEDLNLLIPHILKRFSIEKNKKINKISEKAMEVLLNYDYPGNIRELENILEYAVIICQGSVIETSHLPSFFQQHIFSEKKIRLANFSEMELTEKNIILDALKKYGGKKGETAKYLNIDRATL
- a CDS encoding response regulator produces the protein MNKTILLVDDEEGIRKVLSISLSDSGYKVYTAQNGEDALQILRNTNTPIVITDIKMPGMDGIELLKTIKSEKPETEVIMITGHGDIDLAIRSLKFEAIDFVTKPINDDALEIALKRAYERIDMRLKLKEYTENLESLVEQKTKQLIESERMAAIGQTIAGLSHAIKNIASGLKGGSFVLEKGLELDNKTYLFQGWEMIKGNVEKIKNLSLNLLNYGKFRTINYRLFDPNKIVHEVSNLMIQKAKDNGITFKLDLDTNLSEIFMDPEGMQLCILNLLTNSIDACIENSLCNSQKEIIIKTSKHDLWAVEYRVIDKCGGIDDDIKNKIFNGFFTTKGTQGTGIGLMLTKKIIDEHKGVIEILSEKGHGSEFIIKLPNYKAAE